A window of the Pseudomonadota bacterium genome harbors these coding sequences:
- a CDS encoding IS110 family transposase produces MNRVALQSKDNTVEQKLYMAMELSDKQWKLVFSDGGEKRRHETIEAGHCMELVEAIRKAKEKFDLSSEAKVVSCYEAGRDGFWLHRYLVTL; encoded by the coding sequence ATGAATCGAGTGGCCCTACAGAGTAAAGATAACACAGTGGAGCAGAAGTTGTACATGGCGATGGAGTTGAGCGACAAGCAATGGAAACTAGTGTTTAGTGATGGGGGTGAGAAGCGGCGGCATGAGACGATCGAGGCGGGACACTGTATGGAGTTGGTCGAAGCGATCAGGAAGGCCAAGGAGAAATTCGACCTCTCGTCCGAGGCAAAGGTGGTGAGCTGTTACGAGGCGGGCCGCGATGGCTTCTGGTTGCACCGTTACTTGGTAACTCT